A region from the Aphis gossypii isolate Hap1 chromosome 1, ASM2018417v2, whole genome shotgun sequence genome encodes:
- the LOC114124297 gene encoding uncharacterized protein LOC114124297, producing MYGFTAYKLHTVTPNPCRSSDTGRRTSATVHYNPKIPFNSTTDHIYRTKDTFKSSTVASSTATCYRRGAPRYALVDQNTSFGRGSFPNDYNDDGLDDYLSHRRYSADECTLDTGRKSLTFDLYDKKLSESIHDVQKKFHEITVYENTSVKEMTPEIPDPRVRTPPELSRINTDDPAECVQQMLKAARDMELETVINILTSHDEEFFRNNINDTDSTGRTLLSYMASSGNVEIVEEIFRIPDLNYNKPDNEDNTPLHFASQAGQSEIVCLLLNNCLKLEIDARNCLGFTPLMKAALQGRTKCAKFLLYAGASPTMRDTGRGLRAEQWARFCGRYNCADAIEKLARNRLLERTTSYGRWGSDPELGPHMLINGRLMQPPAASAVATLQRAATQHHRSIKSKLKRAFRTSSNPDSTGGTANQYSLVSQLTGAALCASSPALPVHTRAKPMVKSLLRPLTVPKVTVTGLQEPVQHHQQTPVPPPSPNAADSRTGKKQKNKKR from the exons ATGTACGGGTTTACTGCCTATAAACTACACACAGTTACTCCAAATCCAT gTCGGTCATCCGATACCGGACGAAGGACATCTGCAACCGTTCATTATAATCCGAAAATCCCGTTCAACAGTACTACGGATCATATTTACAGAACAAAAGAT ACTTTCAAATCTTCAACAGTTGCTTCTTCTACAGCCACGTGTTATAGACGTGGTGCGCCAAGATATGCTTTAGTAGATCAAAATACATCATTTGGTCGTGGGTCATTTCCAAACGATTACAATGATGACGGCCTTGACGATTATTTAAGTCACAG GCGGTACTCGGCAGACGAATGTACCTTAGATACAGGTCGAAAATCTTTAACGTTCGATTTGTATGATAAGAAGCTTTCAGAAAGCATACACGACGTACAAAAGAAATTTCATGAAATCACTGTATACGAAAACACCTCTGTTAAAG AGATGACACCAGAAATACCAGATCCAAGAGTGCGAACGCCACCAGAATTATCACGTATAAATACAGATGACCCAGCAGAATGTGTTCAGCAGATGTTAAAAGCTGCTAGAGACATGGAGTTGGaaacagttattaatattttaacaagccATGATGAagaattttttagaaataatatcaatgacaCTGATTCTACAGGTCGA ACGCTGTTGAGTTATATGGCATCGAGTGGCAATGTCGAAATAGTAGaagaaatatttagaatacccgacttgaattataacaaaccgGACAATGAAGATAACACACCATTACATTTTGCATCGCAAGCag gtCAATCtgaaattgtatgtttattattgaacaacTGTCTAAAACTAGAGATTGATGCCAGAAACTGTTTGGGGTTCACACCACTAATGAAGGCTGCTCTTCAGGGGCGTACGAAATGCGCGAAATTTCTACTGTATGCag gagCATCGCCCACCATGCGGGACACGGGTCGCGGATTGCGAGCCGAACAGTGGGCCAGATTTTGCGGCCGGTACAATTGCGCGGACGCGATCGAGAAGTTGGCGCGCAACCGATTGCTGGAACGGACGACGTCGTACGGCCGGTGGGGCAGCGATCCGGAACTGGGCCCTCACATGCTGATCAACGGCCGACTGATGCAGCCGCCGGCCGCGTCCGCGGTGGCCACGCTCCAGCGCGCGGCCACGCAGCACCACCGGTCGATCAAGTCCAAGCTGAAGCGGGCGTTCCGCACGTCGTCCAATCCCGACTCGACCGGCGGCACCGCCAACCAGTATTCGCTGGTGTCGCAGCTCACCGGCGCGGCCCTGTGCGCCAGCAGCCCCGCGTTGCCCGTGCACACCCGCGCGAAACCCATGGTCAAGTCGTTGCTCAGACCGTTGACCGTGCCAAAGGTGACCGTCACCGGATTGCAGGAACCGGTGCAGCATCACCAGCAAACGCCCGTACCGCCACCGTCCCCGAACGCCGCCGATTCACGGACCGGTAAAAAACAGAAGAACAAAAAACGATGA